One segment of Candidatus Micropelagos thuwalensis DNA contains the following:
- a CDS encoding uroporphyrinogen-III synthase: MHILLTRPKDDIPALKNKLIEQGFTVSACPMLDINILPVEEVDSQTSQILDAAQAYLFTSANGVRAASHHGLTQNSERPVFAVGPATADACKAAGFQTVSEAGGDVRSLVEMIKGTNTPHISGALVHISGRDQTGNLVEQLCDAGYDAASVVLYRADTIPAFPDNIATQLISGEIDAVMFYSSRTAKHFVALTTLAGIKLSMTAYCLSEAVAKILRQAGVANIKVAATTTEESMLALLA; the protein is encoded by the coding sequence ATGCATATACTATTAACGCGCCCCAAAGATGATATTCCGGCATTAAAAAACAAACTCATTGAGCAGGGCTTCACCGTTTCTGCTTGTCCGATGCTGGATATAAATATCTTGCCTGTCGAAGAAGTGGACTCCCAAACATCACAGATTCTCGATGCAGCGCAGGCCTACCTTTTTACAAGTGCGAATGGGGTGCGGGCGGCCTCTCATCATGGTTTAACGCAAAACTCTGAGCGCCCCGTTTTTGCTGTTGGACCTGCAACGGCGGATGCCTGTAAAGCGGCAGGTTTTCAAACTGTCTCAGAAGCGGGGGGGGATGTCCGGAGTCTTGTTGAGATGATCAAGGGAACGAACACACCTCACATATCAGGTGCGCTGGTTCATATTTCTGGACGCGATCAAACCGGAAATCTTGTCGAACAACTTTGTGATGCGGGTTATGACGCTGCCTCAGTGGTGCTTTATCGCGCTGACACAATTCCCGCCTTTCCGGATAATATCGCAACACAGTTAATTTCGGGTGAGATAGATGCTGTCATGTTTTATTCCTCCAGAACTGCCAAGCATTTTGTTGCCCTTACGACGCTGGCCGGCATCAAACTTTCGATGACAGCCTATTGTTTATCGGAAGCAGTTGCTAAAATTTTGAGGCAAGCAGGGGTTGCGAACATAAAAGTTGCTGCAACCACAACCGAGGAAAGTATGTTGGCGCTGCTGGCTTAG
- the hemC gene encoding hydroxymethylbilane synthase, whose translation MSRIFHLGTRKSPLAMAQSQEIARSLCAAHGWSESRIHLIPIDTKGDILLDQALSKVGGKGLFTQELENKLLSGDLDFAVHSLKDLPTQDPDGLCVAAIPPREDARDALILAPALKGIKNLEDLPPQTKFGTASLRRQAQSLRLNPDLDIGLLRGNVGTRISRLTQSNENTDAIAATLLAMAGLKRLGLSERVDKIMPIDQMLPAPGQGALALQTRKDDAELIELLKPLNCAITQAQITAEREFMARLDGSCKTPIAAYADVTEDRLTLTGRLLSVDGQICADAEITGSVNDAAALGQRIAQDIRDNHPELIPVSDKLGG comes from the coding sequence TTGAGCCGAATTTTTCATCTTGGTACGCGTAAATCGCCCCTCGCAATGGCGCAAAGTCAAGAAATTGCCCGTTCACTTTGTGCGGCGCATGGCTGGTCTGAGTCGCGTATTCACCTTATTCCCATTGATACTAAAGGCGATATTCTATTAGATCAGGCACTCTCTAAAGTGGGCGGCAAGGGTTTGTTTACGCAGGAGCTAGAGAACAAATTGCTTTCAGGCGATCTTGATTTTGCGGTCCACTCACTTAAGGATTTGCCGACGCAAGACCCTGACGGATTGTGTGTCGCAGCTATTCCGCCACGAGAAGATGCACGCGATGCGCTCATTCTGGCACCGGCACTTAAAGGAATAAAGAACCTTGAGGATTTGCCGCCGCAGACCAAATTCGGCACCGCTTCTTTAAGGCGTCAGGCACAGTCGTTGCGTCTAAACCCCGATTTGGACATTGGCTTACTGCGGGGCAATGTGGGTACGCGTATCAGCCGATTGACACAGAGTAATGAGAACACTGATGCCATCGCAGCGACTTTACTTGCCATGGCCGGATTAAAAAGACTGGGACTGAGTGAGCGTGTCGATAAAATTATGCCGATAGATCAAATGCTGCCTGCACCTGGGCAGGGAGCGCTAGCCTTACAGACCCGTAAAGATGATGCAGAACTGATAGAGCTGCTTAAACCTTTAAATTGTGCCATCACCCAAGCGCAAATCACCGCGGAACGTGAATTTATGGCGCGATTGGACGGCTCCTGTAAAACGCCGATTGCGGCCTATGCCGACGTCACGGAAGACAGGCTGACACTTACCGGACGGTTATTATCTGTAGATGGTCAGATTTGTGCCGATGCAGAGATTACCGGCTCTGTGAATGATGCTGCCGCTTTGGGTCAGCGTATCGCGCAGGATATTCGGGATAACCATCCTGAACTGATACCAGTCAGTGATAAGTTGGGGGGATAG
- a CDS encoding Rieske (2Fe-2S) protein — protein sequence MPTEDTPHKSGKLIPLIALDNLKAGETKGIEIEHVDDDNGIKDSGKETTRLDLIIWHQGDAIRVFKNACPHIGLPLETFPDRFLTADKKHLICSAHAATFNLDGMCIAGPCPGKSLTEYKTMRLDGWLMLG from the coding sequence ATGCCCACGGAAGATACACCACATAAGTCAGGCAAGCTTATCCCTCTCATAGCCCTCGACAATTTGAAGGCAGGGGAAACCAAAGGCATCGAAATTGAGCACGTTGATGATGACAATGGCATCAAAGATAGCGGCAAAGAGACCACGCGGCTGGATTTGATTATCTGGCATCAAGGAGATGCCATACGCGTTTTCAAAAATGCATGCCCGCATATCGGCTTACCACTCGAAACTTTTCCTGACCGATTTTTAACAGCAGATAAAAAGCACCTGATATGCTCGGCACATGCCGCGACGTTTAACCTCGACGGAATGTGCATTGCCGGCCCCTGCCCTGGAAAAAGTCTGACTGAATACAAAACGATGAGACTTGACGGATGGTTGATGCTGGGCTGA
- a CDS encoding NAD(P)H-dependent glycerol-3-phosphate dehydrogenase translates to MQESSKFTKPCVIGAGAWGTALAELIARHERPVKLWAFEEAVIQSIGQQNENTLYLPGIKLSSHITPTGDMQDLSDCDLILMVTPAQHMSQILRNLKPHISHDAIIVLCAKGLEQKSLKFMSEVASDYFDISRLAVLSGPSFAADVAKGLPTAVTLACQNMALGEKISTTIGHPHFRFYMCDDLIGAEIGGVVKNILAIACGIVDGRGMGESARAALTARGYAEMTRLGIKLGANPQTLGGLAGLGDLILTCTSTNSRNYSLGIALGEGGQDANAADIMASRRSVSEGALSAPALIELATKHQVEMPICNAIADIVAGHVSVDMAISQLLARPFTSEI, encoded by the coding sequence ATGCAAGAAAGCTCTAAATTTACAAAACCGTGCGTCATCGGCGCGGGTGCTTGGGGGACAGCTCTGGCTGAACTGATTGCCCGCCACGAAAGACCTGTTAAACTCTGGGCGTTTGAGGAGGCAGTCATTCAATCTATTGGTCAACAGAACGAGAATACACTTTATCTGCCTGGTATTAAACTTTCCTCACACATCACTCCAACCGGGGACATGCAAGATCTTTCCGACTGTGACCTCATCCTTATGGTTACGCCCGCACAACACATGTCGCAAATCTTACGCAATCTCAAACCACACATCAGTCACGATGCCATTATCGTGTTATGCGCAAAAGGCCTTGAGCAAAAATCTCTGAAATTTATGTCTGAAGTCGCATCCGATTATTTTGACATAAGCCGTCTCGCAGTGCTGTCCGGCCCTAGCTTCGCCGCTGATGTAGCCAAAGGTTTGCCAACAGCTGTCACTCTCGCTTGTCAAAACATGGCGCTGGGTGAGAAAATCTCAACAACTATCGGTCACCCGCATTTTCGTTTTTATATGTGCGATGACCTTATCGGGGCTGAAATTGGTGGGGTTGTTAAAAATATTCTCGCAATTGCCTGTGGCATTGTTGACGGGCGCGGCATGGGTGAAAGTGCCCGCGCCGCCCTTACGGCACGGGGCTATGCGGAAATGACCCGGCTGGGCATAAAACTTGGTGCTAATCCTCAAACTCTTGGCGGCCTCGCCGGACTGGGAGATTTAATTCTCACCTGCACCAGCACCAATTCTAGAAACTATTCCCTTGGTATCGCCCTTGGAGAAGGCGGGCAGGATGCTAATGCAGCAGATATTATGGCGTCGCGTAGAAGTGTCAGTGAAGGAGCATTGAGCGCACCAGCACTGATCGAACTGGCAACAAAACATCAAGTGGAAATGCCAATCTGCAACGCCATTGCCGATATTGTCGCCGGGCATGTCAGCGTAGATATGGCGATTTCGCAACTCCTCGCACGTCCTTTCACAAGCGAGATTTAA
- the tsaD gene encoding tRNA (adenosine(37)-N6)-threonylcarbamoyltransferase complex transferase subunit TsaD: MTVLGIETSCDETAAAVIRLDPEKPDGPGEILSNCVHSQIDAHAPYGGVVPEIAARRHVSIIDGLVEQAVADADINLTELDGIAATAGPGLVGGVMVGLMTGKMLALSLDKPFIGVNHLEGHALTVRLCAPLAFPYLLLLVSGGHCQLIAVKDHGLYETYGSTLDDAAGEAFDKAAKLMGLGYPGGPAIEKLAQKGDATVFDLPRPLTGDGGCDFSFSGLKTALRVRATQMQPVSETDLANLAASLQQAITDCLVERSHNAMRRFSQDRSAQAGDNAHLKFVVAGGVAANTHIKTALEQMCDKENFSFHVAPPHLCTDNAAMIAWAGAERLRIGKLSMLNMAARPRWPLMELNRL, translated from the coding sequence TTGACCGTTCTCGGTATTGAAACAAGTTGCGATGAAACAGCGGCTGCAGTTATTCGGCTTGACCCTGAAAAACCCGATGGCCCCGGTGAAATTCTATCTAATTGCGTGCATAGCCAGATAGATGCTCACGCACCTTATGGTGGGGTTGTCCCCGAAATCGCAGCACGCAGACATGTCAGCATTATTGACGGGCTTGTTGAGCAAGCTGTTGCCGACGCCGATATAAACCTTACAGAGCTTGACGGTATCGCCGCCACAGCCGGACCAGGATTGGTCGGCGGCGTCATGGTAGGGTTAATGACCGGCAAAATGCTTGCCCTGTCTCTTGATAAGCCTTTTATCGGTGTGAATCATCTTGAGGGACATGCCCTTACGGTGAGATTATGCGCGCCTTTGGCGTTTCCTTATTTGTTATTGCTGGTATCCGGCGGGCACTGTCAACTCATAGCCGTTAAGGATCACGGACTTTACGAAACCTACGGCTCAACTTTAGACGACGCGGCCGGAGAAGCTTTTGATAAAGCCGCAAAATTAATGGGATTAGGTTATCCCGGTGGACCTGCAATAGAAAAACTGGCGCAAAAGGGTGATGCAACCGTTTTTGACTTACCGCGCCCACTTACAGGCGACGGCGGGTGTGACTTTTCTTTTTCAGGTCTCAAAACGGCCTTGCGAGTGCGCGCCACACAAATGCAACCCGTCAGTGAAACTGATTTGGCGAATTTGGCAGCAAGCCTTCAACAAGCTATTACGGATTGTCTGGTCGAGCGCAGTCACAATGCCATGCGTCGGTTTTCACAAGACCGGTCAGCACAAGCAGGTGATAACGCTCATTTGAAATTTGTTGTCGCTGGCGGCGTAGCAGCCAATACGCATATTAAGACGGCCCTGGAGCAAATGTGTGACAAAGAAAATTTCTCGTTTCATGTCGCCCCGCCCCACCTTTGCACGGATAATGCTGCCATGATTGCATGGGCGGGCGCAGAGAGGCTGCGTATCGGCAAACTTAGTATGCTGAATATGGCAGCACGCCCGCGATGGCCGTTAATGGAACTTAACAGGCTATAA
- a CDS encoding TetR/AcrR family transcriptional regulator, which yields MSDLDLNTRAQIILAAKERFLHYGYPKTTMAEVAADCNMSPGNLYRYFKGKLDIAIEIAREESIMTVDRLRPLIDCPVRSAQERLEEVMFSGLRESFHKLENKPKAVELAQIVSSQRPRFLLESLRRERRVIAIVLDYGRKTGEFVVHDISRTAATLQAATMKYHYPQLFTHQTLQDLEVELSEMLKLFFSGLVNNDHLETEVTLPNTLSL from the coding sequence ATGAGTGACTTGGACTTAAACACAAGAGCACAGATTATTCTGGCGGCTAAAGAACGTTTTCTTCACTACGGTTATCCTAAGACCACAATGGCTGAAGTAGCTGCAGACTGCAATATGTCTCCAGGCAATCTTTATCGTTATTTTAAGGGAAAACTGGATATAGCTATTGAGATTGCGCGCGAAGAGTCAATTATGACTGTTGATCGGCTTCGTCCGCTTATTGACTGTCCTGTTCGTTCAGCTCAGGAGAGGCTTGAGGAAGTAATGTTCTCAGGCTTGAGAGAGAGCTTTCATAAACTTGAAAACAAGCCAAAAGCAGTTGAGTTGGCTCAAATTGTTTCCTCACAAAGGCCTCGTTTTTTACTTGAAAGTCTTCGCCGTGAGCGCCGTGTCATAGCTATCGTTCTGGATTATGGCCGTAAAACCGGCGAATTTGTCGTTCATGATATCTCCAGAACCGCTGCTACTTTACAAGCCGCGACCATGAAATATCACTACCCGCAGCTATTCACGCACCAAACACTTCAAGATCTTGAGGTAGAGTTGTCGGAAATGTTGAAACTCTTCTTCTCAGGATTGGTAAACAACGACCATTTAGAGACAGAAGTAACCCTACCAAACACTCTTTCCCTTTAA
- a CDS encoding COG4223 family protein has translation MAARKPTRKTQIKTRGKTPRSRSVPGQGNTSSGARNNDVEAEIIEPEKDEAKTSSATSGSVPPFIDMTTHTPRKNIMRRLVSTLLLIIVTSALSLGMTFGVLFQIGVFNPQNKTQLEALENNLQSKADELKSLQDEINQIKARNEAALTLFSEFNEKLTGLEDTENLETRLAGLDALISALQERSDENRSLLLSDAKKLETLSRSVEALREKRLSVLPQAFSAGGSQKPAERLAQAIIGGGPFEKELKAIEAEGQLNASLDWVRPYAREGIQSLERLTETFQDRISGLLRLAPSDKNGDETTEGWAQRWLDRLMDGLGEWIRIRRTDYSDIQEVNAAAGSASYLAQIEQALLNEQPAEALKLSRQLPADMQSDLKAWMEDLQGYVESRRLLVVLSELESPSKGKEQVE, from the coding sequence ATGGCTGCCAGAAAACCAACACGTAAAACGCAAATCAAAACTCGTGGGAAAACCCCGAGATCCAGATCTGTTCCCGGTCAAGGAAACACCTCATCAGGGGCGCGTAACAATGATGTGGAAGCCGAAATTATCGAACCCGAAAAAGATGAGGCTAAAACCTCATCAGCTACATCTGGCAGTGTTCCCCCTTTTATTGATATGACGACACATACACCTCGAAAAAATATAATGCGGCGTCTTGTTTCAACGCTTTTGCTGATTATCGTTACATCAGCCCTTTCGCTGGGGATGACATTTGGTGTCTTGTTTCAGATAGGGGTGTTTAACCCTCAAAATAAAACGCAACTTGAAGCGCTGGAGAATAATCTTCAATCCAAAGCAGATGAATTGAAATCTCTGCAAGACGAAATCAATCAGATTAAAGCCCGCAACGAAGCAGCTTTGACCCTGTTCTCTGAATTTAATGAAAAGCTGACAGGCCTTGAAGATACAGAAAATCTTGAGACACGGTTGGCGGGACTGGACGCGCTAATCTCGGCATTGCAAGAGCGTAGTGATGAAAATAGATCCCTACTTTTGAGTGACGCCAAAAAACTTGAAACCTTATCGCGTTCCGTTGAGGCGCTGAGAGAGAAAAGATTATCTGTTTTACCGCAAGCCTTTTCTGCTGGAGGATCTCAAAAACCCGCAGAACGATTGGCACAAGCAATTATCGGGGGTGGCCCGTTTGAAAAAGAGTTAAAAGCTATCGAAGCTGAAGGGCAATTGAACGCCTCGCTTGACTGGGTTCGACCATATGCGCGTGAGGGCATTCAATCGCTGGAACGCCTGACAGAAACATTTCAAGATCGTATCTCCGGCCTTTTGCGTCTCGCGCCATCCGACAAAAATGGTGATGAGACGACAGAGGGCTGGGCCCAACGCTGGCTTGATCGTTTGATGGATGGATTGGGAGAATGGATTCGTATTAGACGGACAGATTATTCTGACATTCAGGAAGTTAATGCTGCTGCTGGCTCTGCATCTTATCTGGCGCAAATTGAACAGGCTTTGCTTAATGAACAGCCCGCGGAGGCACTTAAGCTTAGTCGTCAATTACCGGCCGACATGCAATCTGACTTGAAGGCATGGATGGAAGATCTACAGGGGTATGTGGAAAGCCGTCGCTTGCTGGTTGTATTGAGCGAACTTGAATCTCCCTCGAAGGGTAAGGAGCAAGTGGAATGA
- the acs gene encoding acetate--CoA ligase, with amino-acid sequence MDDTIFPVTNDVAAQALIDDENYQAMYAESIADPESFWNKHGKRIDWIKPYTKIKNTKYSKEDVSIKWYEDGTLNACWNCVDRHLEEYGDQIAIIWEGDEPDQSANITYKQLHEEVCLFANTLKANGVRKGDRVTIYMPMIPEAAYAMLACARIGAVHSVVFGGFSPEALAGRILDCESTCVITADEGVRGGKKIPLKANTDEALAQCPDVSAVVVVKRTGGDITMTAGRDVWYHEEKTKVSSDCPAEEMSAEDPLFILYTSGSTGKPKGVLHTTGGYMVYASMTHEYVFDYKPGEVYWCSADVGWVTGHTYIVYGPLSNRATTVMFEGVPNYPDSSRFWQACDKHQVNIFYTAPTALRALMREGDAPVKSASRKSIRLLGSVGEPINPEAWLWYYNVVGDGRCPIVDTWWQTETGGALITPLPGATALKPGSATRPFFGIKPVLMDTDGKVLEGATSGNLCLEDSWPGQMRTVYGDHQRFIDTYFVQYPGTYFTGDGCRRDEDGYYWITGRVDDVLNVSGHRLGTAEIESALVAHPDVAEAAVVGYPHDIKGQGIYCYITLNAGLTGDDDLKKTLVQWVRKEIGPVAAPDLLQFASGLPKTRSGKIMRRILRKIAEDDFSNLGDTSTLADPGVVEDLIDNRQNKSA; translated from the coding sequence ATGGACGATACGATTTTTCCGGTCACCAACGATGTGGCAGCGCAAGCACTTATAGATGATGAAAACTATCAGGCCATGTATGCCGAAAGCATTGCCGACCCTGAGAGTTTTTGGAACAAGCATGGTAAGCGCATAGACTGGATTAAACCCTATACAAAAATCAAAAACACGAAGTACAGCAAAGAAGATGTTTCTATAAAATGGTATGAGGACGGCACACTGAACGCTTGTTGGAACTGTGTTGACCGGCATCTTGAAGAATATGGCGATCAAATCGCTATCATATGGGAAGGGGATGAACCTGACCAATCTGCCAATATTACCTACAAACAATTACATGAGGAAGTTTGCCTATTTGCCAACACGCTTAAGGCCAATGGCGTCCGCAAAGGTGACAGGGTCACGATTTATATGCCCATGATACCGGAAGCAGCCTATGCCATGCTGGCCTGTGCGCGTATCGGGGCTGTTCATTCAGTTGTCTTTGGCGGCTTCTCCCCCGAGGCACTTGCTGGACGTATTCTCGATTGTGAAAGCACTTGCGTAATTACAGCTGATGAAGGTGTCAGAGGCGGTAAGAAAATCCCGCTTAAAGCAAATACCGATGAAGCGCTAGCACAATGCCCGGATGTGTCGGCAGTTGTTGTTGTCAAACGCACGGGCGGCGATATCACAATGACCGCAGGTCGCGATGTCTGGTATCACGAAGAAAAGACCAAAGTATCCTCCGATTGCCCTGCAGAGGAAATGTCTGCTGAAGACCCGCTGTTTATTCTTTATACATCCGGCTCTACCGGCAAGCCTAAAGGCGTGTTGCACACAACCGGCGGTTACATGGTCTATGCCTCAATGACGCATGAATATGTGTTTGATTATAAACCCGGTGAAGTTTATTGGTGCTCAGCTGATGTGGGATGGGTGACAGGCCATACATATATCGTTTATGGCCCCCTATCGAACAGAGCCACAACAGTGATGTTTGAAGGCGTGCCGAATTACCCTGACAGTTCCCGCTTCTGGCAGGCCTGCGACAAGCATCAGGTTAATATTTTTTATACAGCTCCCACGGCCTTGCGCGCATTGATGCGCGAGGGTGATGCCCCCGTTAAATCAGCCAGCCGAAAGAGTATCAGACTGCTAGGTTCTGTCGGGGAACCGATTAACCCTGAAGCATGGCTTTGGTATTATAATGTCGTCGGCGACGGGCGATGCCCAATTGTGGACACATGGTGGCAGACAGAAACCGGCGGTGCGTTAATTACACCGCTACCGGGCGCAACGGCATTGAAACCAGGTTCAGCAACACGGCCATTTTTTGGCATTAAACCTGTGCTGATGGACACCGACGGCAAGGTTCTGGAGGGCGCAACATCAGGTAATTTATGCCTTGAAGATAGCTGGCCCGGACAAATGCGTACCGTTTACGGCGATCATCAGCGATTCATCGACACTTATTTCGTGCAATATCCTGGCACATATTTTACCGGAGATGGCTGCCGCCGTGACGAGGACGGCTATTATTGGATTACAGGCCGTGTTGATGATGTACTAAATGTATCCGGTCATAGGCTCGGCACAGCAGAAATTGAAAGCGCGCTTGTGGCGCATCCCGATGTAGCTGAAGCAGCGGTTGTCGGCTATCCGCATGATATTAAAGGGCAGGGCATTTATTGCTATATCACGCTCAATGCTGGTCTCACAGGCGATGATGATTTGAAAAAAACCTTGGTGCAATGGGTCCGCAAGGAAATCGGGCCAGTTGCTGCGCCTGATCTTCTTCAATTCGCTTCCGGCTTACCTAAAACACGATCAGGCAAAATCATGCGGCGTATTTTAAGAAAAATCGCTGAGGATGACTTTTCTAATCTCGGCGATACATCAACACTCGCAGATCCGGGGGTGGTTGAGGATTTAATCGATAACCGCCAAAATAAATCGGCGTAA
- a CDS encoding EVE domain-containing protein yields MAYWLFKSEPGNWSWDNQCARGKKGEHWDGVRNFLANKQMKNMKLGDKGFFYHSVNEKRIMGTVKVIKEHYPDHTDESGRFGMVDIVALESAEKFVTLADIKAEEKLANMVLVNNSRLSVQPVTAAEWKFVCKMAGLDPSGKTQNAF; encoded by the coding sequence ATGGCTTACTGGCTTTTTAAATCTGAACCGGGCAATTGGAGTTGGGATAATCAATGCGCGCGCGGCAAAAAAGGCGAGCATTGGGATGGCGTTCGTAATTTCCTCGCCAACAAGCAAATGAAAAATATGAAGCTTGGTGACAAGGGGTTTTTTTATCACTCCGTGAATGAAAAACGCATTATGGGAACGGTCAAGGTGATTAAAGAACATTATCCCGATCATACAGATGAGTCTGGTCGATTTGGCATGGTGGACATCGTCGCGCTCGAGTCAGCTGAGAAATTCGTAACATTGGCCGATATCAAAGCAGAGGAAAAACTCGCCAACATGGTGCTCGTCAATAACTCTCGGCTCTCCGTCCAACCTGTCACAGCTGCTGAATGGAAATTCGTTTGTAAAATGGCAGGCCTTGACCCTAGCGGGAAAACACAAAACGCTTTTTGA
- a CDS encoding YciI family protein — MKFCFICWDKPNQLKLRASTREAHLTYLRNAGNVFFAGPFMSEKDDKSDASPTPIGSMLVIEAEDRQAAENWAAADPYAIAGLFDSVEIHPWNHSFGSLPKA, encoded by the coding sequence TTGAAATTTTGTTTTATCTGCTGGGACAAACCGAACCAGCTAAAACTGCGCGCCTCAACGCGCGAGGCCCATCTGACTTATCTTCGAAATGCTGGCAATGTTTTTTTTGCTGGCCCATTTATGTCAGAGAAAGATGATAAGTCTGACGCCTCACCAACGCCCATAGGCAGCATGCTTGTTATTGAAGCCGAAGACCGGCAAGCCGCAGAAAATTGGGCTGCCGCCGACCCTTATGCAATTGCAGGTCTTTTTGACAGTGTGGAAATTCATCCCTGGAATCACTCATTTGGAAGCTTGCCAAAAGCCTGA
- a CDS encoding RsmB/NOP family class I SAM-dependent RNA methyltransferase, which translates to MTKKPNCRRAAAAMLAAIERGKTMDEAADRLSDLSPPDRRLAKAMVMFALRRRGDITAILAKYIKRNIPGRPHLARALLQIGAVQILLMDIPDHAAVAETVTACGRGEAPYRGLINAVLRKLVTEKKNSDKTNKDDTQKHGLSYDPLSNFPEWMVAQWRENYGSEKAESIADIHCQKPPLDLCFKSAEAMPLFINALSQSDISNINIHQLSPNVLRLMDAVDVETLPGFEAGDWWVQDYAATLPVIWLDKLLAENKQIDATILDLCAAPGGKTMQLASRGHHLTALDISASRLDRLKANLTRTLLTAEIIQADVMENTIPYLKEKTFDAVLLDAPCSATGTIRRHPDLPLHRREKEVLKLTEIQKNMLNRADKWVRVGGFLAYVTCSLDPREGEEQLKEFLEQHPNYEACAPTGLPDELCGHQNKGSAFGYLRTTPADWRDEGGMDGFFASVLKKIKAS; encoded by the coding sequence ATGACAAAAAAACCGAATTGCCGTCGCGCAGCAGCCGCAATGCTGGCGGCTATAGAGCGAGGAAAGACAATGGATGAGGCCGCTGACAGACTGTCAGATTTGTCTCCGCCTGACCGTCGTCTCGCCAAAGCCATGGTCATGTTTGCCCTGCGGCGACGCGGCGACATTACCGCCATATTAGCAAAATATATCAAACGCAATATTCCAGGGCGACCTCACCTGGCGCGCGCATTGCTACAAATTGGGGCTGTACAAATTTTATTGATGGACATTCCTGACCATGCCGCCGTGGCAGAAACTGTCACTGCATGCGGCCGTGGAGAAGCCCCCTATCGTGGGCTAATAAATGCTGTATTGAGAAAACTCGTTACTGAGAAAAAAAATAGTGACAAGACCAACAAGGACGACACTCAGAAACACGGGTTGAGCTACGACCCGCTATCCAATTTCCCAGAATGGATGGTGGCCCAATGGCGAGAAAATTATGGCTCCGAGAAAGCTGAAAGCATAGCCGATATACACTGCCAGAAACCGCCATTGGATCTTTGTTTCAAATCTGCTGAAGCCATGCCACTGTTTATAAACGCACTCAGTCAATCAGATATATCCAACATAAACATACATCAGCTATCCCCCAATGTGCTTCGGCTAATGGATGCAGTTGATGTTGAAACCTTGCCGGGTTTTGAGGCGGGCGATTGGTGGGTGCAAGATTATGCCGCCACCTTGCCGGTTATCTGGCTCGATAAGCTTCTTGCAGAAAACAAACAAATAGACGCAACCATACTTGACCTTTGCGCCGCGCCAGGCGGTAAAACCATGCAACTTGCATCCAGGGGACATCATCTGACTGCGCTTGACATTTCTGCCTCCAGATTAGATAGGCTCAAAGCTAATCTGACACGCACCTTGCTTACAGCAGAGATCATTCAAGCAGATGTAATGGAAAACACCATACCCTACCTCAAGGAGAAGACATTTGATGCTGTTTTATTGGATGCGCCTTGTTCAGCAACAGGTACCATCCGTCGTCATCCTGACCTACCCCTGCACCGGAGAGAGAAAGAAGTTCTTAAATTGACAGAAATTCAAAAAAATATGCTCAACCGTGCAGACAAATGGGTCAGAGTCGGTGGGTTTCTAGCCTATGTGACCTGCTCACTTGACCCGCGAGAGGGCGAAGAACAACTAAAAGAATTTCTTGAGCAACATCCAAATTATGAGGCCTGCGCCCCAACTGGATTGCCCGATGAATTATGCGGACATCAGAATAAAGGCAGCGCATTTGGTTATTTACGAACCACGCCGGCAGATTGGCGTGATGAGGGCGGCATGGATGGGTTTTTTGCGAGTGTCTTAAAAAAGATTAAAGCTTCCTAA
- a CDS encoding DUF1674 domain-containing protein, translating to MTTETENADTRRRDAAKRALEEAAHRRQENIKSQLPPEKGGQEGPEPTRYGDWEKKGIVTDF from the coding sequence ATGACGACTGAAACTGAAAATGCCGATACACGCCGCCGTGATGCCGCCAAGCGCGCGCTTGAAGAAGCCGCACATCGACGGCAGGAAAATATCAAATCACAACTCCCCCCAGAAAAAGGCGGGCAAGAAGGCCCAGAACCCACACGTTATGGGGACTGGGAGAAAAAAGGCATCGTCACAGATTTTTAA